In Schistocerca gregaria isolate iqSchGreg1 chromosome 9, iqSchGreg1.2, whole genome shotgun sequence, a single genomic region encodes these proteins:
- the LOC126291675 gene encoding 39S ribosomal protein L17, mitochondrial, with translation MNQADISKVVSRLRIPVKPRHRNLKNVEGPEGRLKKLRKTVTALVKFERIELNYNRADEARGYAERLISEAIRHGDCHKPTMEIADYWLLEKQLVHKLFKVLVPRYKDFTISYTRLLPAPTIYPGSHLARSVLELRGNIYPPLVPDTTSNRGLLHNVLLDEARREFRAKKYAEIAASVGKSSATTPSLHTEAPVKDSSVSSGESPSSKPEEDAHPSAV, from the exons ATGAATCAAGCAGATATTTCGAAGGTAGTTTCTCGTCTTAGAATTCCAGTTAAACCACGGCACAGGAACTTAAAGAATGTGGAAGGCCCTGAAGGACGATTAAAGAAACTGCGTAAGACGGTTACCGCGCTCGTAAAGTTTGAGAGAATCGAATTAAATTACAACAGAGCAGATGAAGCCAGAGGATATGCCGAACGT CTCATATCCGAGGCTATTAGGCACGGCGACTGTCATAAACCTACGATGGAAATTGCCGATTATTGGTTATTAGAGAAGCAACTTGTGCACAAACTTTTCAAAGTTCTGGTACCCCGATATAAGGATTTTACAATTTCATACACGCGACTGCTACCAGCACCAACAATCTATCCAGGATCGCACTTAGCCAGATCTGTTTTAGAACTTAGAG GTAATAtctaccctcctttggtgccagaTACGACCTCAAATCGTGGCCTCCTGCACAATGTTCTACTGGATGAGGCACGACGAGAGTTTCGCGCCAAGAAGTACGCCGAGATAGCTGCTTCTGTAGGGAAGAGTTCTGCGACAACCCCATCCTTGCACACAGAGGCACCTGTGAAAGACTCCAGTGTGTCTTCTGGTGAAAGTCCATCTTCAAAACCTGAGGAAGATGCTCATCCATCAGCTGTATAG